The Corvus cornix cornix isolate S_Up_H32 unplaced genomic scaffold, ASM73873v5 scaffold7, whole genome shotgun sequence genome includes a window with the following:
- the LOC120412264 gene encoding natterin-3-like, translating to MPTLQGQLPADAVSNWNRHSGRLEYVCSTRAHRCNLGAYDPERGPFCFSPWLEQEERHSKFHILVNPGGFEALDWVDTSFGSTPEGPEDGLGKASKEQQALFVAVQGEEIWYKWYQILVVRQGPADVSIANVSYNGSAAQELSEDATLAEVLARNDGCRAALKSVTLEEATEMEHDWSAELPALAAAHGVLRAAPLLLTATGWDLGNVTAVPWAGAASTTEFVSRVHEVREEIPARSECAVVLRGLRRDLRVPFSAWLTREFRSGRQHRVVIAGWVRSRAVTG from the exons ATGCCGACGCTCCAG GGCCAGCTCCCCGCCGACGCCGTCTCCAACTGGAACCGCCATTCCGGCCGCCTGGAATACGTCTGCTCCACCCGGGCTCACAGGTGCAACCTCGGCGCCTACGACCCGGAGCGGGGCCCCTTCTGCTTCTCCCCGTGGCTGGAACAGGAGGAGAGACACTCCAAATTCCACATCCTGGTCAACCCCGGCGGCTTCGAGGCGCTGGATTGGGTGGACACGTCCTTCGGCAGCACCCCCGAGGGGCC CGAGGACGGGCTGGGAAAAGCCTCCAAGGAGCAGCAGGCGCTGTTCGTGGCCGTGCAAGGCGAGGAGATTTGGTACAAGTGGTACCAGATCCTGGTGGTCCGGCAGGGCCCGGCCGACGTCTCCATCGCCAACGTGTCCTACAACGGCAGCGCGGCGCAGGAGCTCTCCGAGGACGCGACGCTGGCCGAGGTCCTGGCGAGGAACGACGGCTGCCGGGCCGCCCTAAAATCCGTCACCTTGGAAGAGGCCACGGAGATGGAGCACGACTGGAGCGCCGAGCTGCCGGCGCTGGCGGCCGCGCACGGAGTGCTCCGGGCGGCCCCGCTGCTTCTCACGGCGACGGGATGGGATTTAGGGAATGTCACGGCCGTGCCGTGGGCGGGCGCTGCCAGCACCACCGAGTTCGTGTCGCGCGTCCACGAGGTCCGCGAGGAGATCCCGGCGCGCTCGGAATGCGCCGTGGTGCTCCGGGGGCTCCGGCGCGACCTCCGCGTCCCCTTCTCGGCCTGGCTCACCCGGGAATTCCGCTCCGGCCGCCAGCACCGCGTGGTCATCGCGGGCTGGGTGCGGAGCCGGGCGGTCACGGG ATAA